A portion of the Halobacillus ihumii genome contains these proteins:
- a CDS encoding ABC transporter ATP-binding protein, whose amino-acid sequence MSEPVMKLKNLKKTIRNKPIIKGLDFEIYSGEVFGFLGPNGAGKTTTIRMMVGLMGMTDGDVMIKGHSVKTDFKNAVRHVGGIVENPEMYPFMTGWKNLVHYSRMIPGISKERIQEVVRLVGLEKRIKDKVSKYSLGMRQRLGIAQALLHSPSILILDEPTNGLDPSGIREIRSYIRRLAAEEGVAVIVSSHILSEMEMMCDRIGIIKNGELVSIQSVQDALQQSEQKEVALEAEPIDQAFQVLQQLLEGTVSQGENELLFSIEKTEIPNVIQKLVEQNINIYSVNVNRSTLEDKFLDLIGEGTIE is encoded by the coding sequence ATGTCGGAACCTGTAATGAAGTTAAAAAATCTTAAGAAAACGATACGTAATAAACCGATTATTAAAGGGTTGGACTTTGAGATTTATAGTGGTGAGGTATTTGGTTTCCTCGGACCAAATGGGGCAGGGAAAACGACTACTATCCGAATGATGGTTGGGCTTATGGGCATGACAGATGGAGATGTCATGATTAAAGGCCACAGTGTGAAAACTGATTTTAAAAATGCAGTTCGTCATGTGGGGGGGATTGTAGAAAACCCGGAAATGTATCCATTTATGACGGGATGGAAGAACCTCGTTCATTACTCAAGGATGATCCCGGGCATTAGCAAAGAAAGAATACAGGAGGTTGTGCGTCTCGTTGGGCTTGAAAAAAGGATTAAAGATAAAGTATCCAAATATTCTTTAGGAATGAGACAGCGGCTTGGGATTGCCCAGGCTCTATTACATAGTCCTTCCATTCTTATCCTTGATGAACCAACTAATGGATTGGATCCTTCAGGGATTCGCGAAATTCGTTCCTACATAAGAAGACTGGCAGCCGAAGAAGGTGTGGCAGTTATTGTCTCAAGTCACATTTTATCTGAAATGGAAATGATGTGTGACCGAATCGGTATTATTAAAAATGGTGAGCTTGTTTCGATTCAGTCTGTACAGGACGCTTTGCAGCAATCAGAGCAAAAAGAAGTAGCGCTTGAGGCAGAGCCAATAGATCAAGCCTTTCAGGTGCTGCAGCAACTGTTAGAGGGAACTGTAAGTCAAGGTGAAAATGAGTTACTGTTTTCAATCGAGAAAACGGAAATTCCGAATGTCATCCAGAAACTTGTCGAACAAAATATTAATATCTACAGCGTGAACGTAAACCGTTCTACCTTGGAAGATAAATTTCTAGATTTGATCGGAGAGGGAACCATTGAGTAA
- a CDS encoding ABC transporter permease produces the protein MSNFIQLVKNEQMKTYSQIATWVMYIVLAVFIIGFGVFMKVDQTIMDDEQSTDGNWKQELQAENEQLRQQAKEQEFAASMNERQIAMNEYRIENSVEPGGYDVWNFVQDNRANISIISLLTIIVAAGMIANEFKWGSIKLLLIRPISRTKILASKYVSVLLFAMTMLLFLYVLSFLTGSVLFGFENFMEPYLYWKGEEIQQAPIFQLTLTQYLLSSVNLVMMATFAFMISAIFRNSSLAIGVAIFLMMTGNSIVGFFSDKEWAKFILFANTNLNQFFTGTPIISDLTLTFSVSVLMVYLVLFLGLSWFFFSKRDIANA, from the coding sequence TTGAGTAACTTTATCCAGTTAGTTAAGAATGAACAGATGAAAACGTATTCCCAGATAGCTACATGGGTGATGTATATCGTATTAGCGGTCTTTATTATTGGGTTTGGTGTTTTTATGAAGGTAGATCAAACTATCATGGACGATGAACAATCTACAGATGGGAATTGGAAACAGGAATTGCAAGCTGAGAATGAACAACTTCGTCAACAAGCTAAGGAACAGGAGTTTGCGGCATCCATGAATGAAAGGCAAATCGCTATGAATGAATACCGGATCGAAAATAGTGTGGAGCCGGGCGGGTATGATGTTTGGAATTTTGTTCAGGACAATAGGGCGAATATTTCCATTATCAGTCTTCTGACGATTATTGTGGCAGCGGGTATGATTGCGAATGAATTTAAATGGGGTTCCATTAAGTTACTGCTTATCAGGCCCATCTCCCGTACGAAAATATTAGCATCGAAATATGTTTCTGTGCTACTATTTGCCATGACCATGTTATTATTTTTATATGTACTATCGTTCCTGACAGGTTCTGTTTTATTTGGCTTTGAAAACTTTATGGAACCTTATTTATATTGGAAAGGGGAAGAGATTCAACAAGCTCCGATCTTCCAATTAACGTTGACGCAATACCTGCTAAGTTCTGTGAATTTGGTTATGATGGCAACTTTTGCATTTATGATTTCTGCTATTTTCAGAAACAGTTCACTTGCGATAGGAGTCGCTATTTTTCTGATGATGACAGGAAATTCAATTGTCGGTTTCTTTAGCGATAAAGAATGGGCGAAATTTATTTTGTTTGCTAACACAAATTTGAATCAATTTTTTACAGGAACACCAATTATTTCAGACTTAACCTTAACTTTTTCCGTATCAGTCTTGATGGTTTACTTAGTTTTGTTCCTAGGTTTATCCTGGTTTTTCTTTTCCAAAAGGGATATCGCGAATGCTTAG
- a CDS encoding DUF4064 domain-containing protein: MKRIVETVFVVIGLLIYGITTALSFVFLNIQDNEGWRAEMQSMLDSDPNLEQAQLSVDQIMEGVASVTWLIIISALVAIILGILAIVFLKGNKKPKPAGIILIITAVVTTVGTIGFGLFGGLAFLIAGIVALARKEKKPLEEESSSVNY, translated from the coding sequence ATGAAAAGAATTGTAGAAACCGTGTTTGTAGTAATCGGATTGCTTATTTATGGAATTACTACTGCTTTGAGCTTTGTTTTCCTCAATATACAGGATAATGAGGGATGGAGAGCAGAAATGCAGAGTATGTTGGATTCAGATCCCAACCTCGAACAAGCTCAACTCTCTGTTGATCAAATTATGGAAGGTGTAGCTTCTGTGACTTGGTTGATCATCATTTCTGCTTTAGTGGCGATTATCCTGGGAATCCTAGCTATTGTTTTCCTTAAAGGAAATAAGAAGCCGAAACCAGCCGGCATTATCCTGATCATTACAGCTGTCGTTACAACTGTTGGAACAATCGGGTTTGGATTGTTCGGAGGACTTGCTTTCCTAATTGCCGGAATAGTTGCTTTAGCAAGGAAAGAGAAGAAGCCATTGGAAGAGGAGAGCTCTTCTGTAAATTACTAA
- the sfnG gene encoding dimethylsulfone monooxygenase SfnG produces the protein MGNLKFAYWVPNVSGGLVVSKLPQQTDWSFEANKRYAQIAEDSNYDLALLQTRFFASYGAENQLEAITLASALAAVTDRLQLISAVHPGLWHPAVYAKMLSTLDQISEGRAAVNVVSGWFKQEFTGFGEPWLEHDERYRRSEEFIRVLREFWTKEKAAFSGDFYKINDAPSKPKPVQGGDLPIFQGGNSSAAKQMAARVSDYYFMNGNTLEGFKKQIDEVRELAQQEGREVKFAAHGFAIVRDSEEEAYQQLNDIVHAADEDAVEGFKQSVQEAGQSTQDKQGMWADSSYEDLVQYNDGFKTGLIGTAEQVANQIIELKKIGVDLILTAHFHYEQDLERFGKEVIPLVKEKEAKLKAEGVLA, from the coding sequence ATGGGAAATTTAAAATTTGCTTATTGGGTTCCAAATGTAAGTGGAGGGTTAGTGGTTTCAAAGCTGCCTCAGCAAACGGATTGGAGTTTTGAGGCGAATAAAAGATATGCGCAAATTGCTGAGGATTCGAACTATGATTTAGCTTTATTACAGACGAGGTTTTTTGCAAGCTATGGAGCTGAAAACCAGCTTGAGGCGATTACATTAGCTTCAGCGCTGGCAGCCGTTACAGATCGTTTACAGCTGATCTCTGCAGTTCATCCTGGTTTATGGCATCCGGCCGTGTATGCGAAAATGTTGTCGACGCTGGATCAAATCAGCGAGGGTAGAGCCGCTGTTAATGTAGTGAGCGGCTGGTTTAAACAAGAATTTACTGGATTCGGTGAACCTTGGCTAGAGCATGATGAACGGTACCGCCGTTCGGAAGAATTTATCCGTGTGCTGCGAGAATTCTGGACAAAAGAAAAAGCTGCGTTTAGCGGGGACTTTTACAAAATAAATGATGCACCATCTAAACCAAAACCTGTTCAAGGAGGCGATCTCCCGATTTTCCAAGGAGGGAATTCTTCAGCAGCTAAACAGATGGCAGCGCGTGTCTCAGATTATTACTTTATGAATGGAAATACACTAGAAGGATTTAAAAAGCAAATTGATGAGGTACGTGAACTGGCACAACAAGAAGGACGCGAGGTCAAATTCGCTGCACATGGTTTTGCGATTGTGAGGGATTCTGAAGAGGAAGCCTATCAACAGTTGAACGATATCGTTCATGCTGCAGATGAGGACGCTGTTGAAGGATTTAAGCAATCTGTACAAGAAGCGGGGCAATCCACACAGGATAAGCAAGGCATGTGGGCTGATTCCAGCTATGAAGATCTGGTGCAATATAATGATGGCTTCAAGACAGGATTGATTGGTACCGCTGAACAGGTAGCGAATCAAATCATCGAGTTGAAGAAGATCGGGGTGGACCTGATTCTTACCGCACACTTTCATTATGAACAAGATCTTGAGCGCTTTGGAAAAGAAGTGATTCCGCTTGTGAAAGAGAAGGAAGCAAAGCTTAAAGCTGAAGGAGTTCTGGCATGA
- a CDS encoding NADPH-dependent FMN reductase yields the protein MKVLGLSGSVTLSSKTWVSVKQAIEAAKEALPDAETELVHLGEYDTVLCDGRDPSLYEGDTKALIDLIVEADALIIGTPVYRASLTGALKNVFDLIPNDSLRGKAIGFIASGGSYHHYLVIDHQLNPLANYFRAHVIPGGVYVHNGHFSEGELVDEDVKGRLYQLGKAAVQLTDNLQNKDLEIQQPSIPRRKLHQT from the coding sequence ATGAAGGTATTAGGCTTGTCGGGAAGTGTGACGTTGAGTTCGAAGACGTGGGTTTCCGTTAAACAAGCTATTGAAGCGGCTAAAGAAGCTCTTCCTGATGCTGAAACAGAGCTTGTGCATCTCGGTGAATACGATACGGTGCTATGTGATGGACGTGATCCCTCATTATATGAAGGAGATACAAAAGCACTCATAGACTTAATTGTTGAAGCTGATGCACTGATCATTGGAACGCCTGTCTATCGCGCTTCATTGACAGGGGCTTTGAAAAACGTTTTTGACTTAATACCGAACGATTCGTTAAGAGGAAAGGCAATTGGTTTTATTGCGTCTGGAGGCAGCTATCACCATTATTTAGTGATCGACCATCAGCTGAATCCGCTTGCTAATTATTTCCGTGCCCATGTTATACCAGGCGGAGTGTATGTTCATAATGGTCATTTTAGTGAAGGGGAACTGGTGGATGAAGATGTCAAAGGCCGTTTATATCAATTGGGTAAGGCAGCTGTTCAATTAACGGATAACCTTCAAAATAAGGATCTTGAGATTCAACAGCCTTCGATTCCAAGGCGAAAGCTGCACCAAACTTAA
- a CDS encoding formate/nitrite transporter family protein: protein MANEDKHEQDITSSGPVDRPSRQFYIPSQIIEEFGEKGRDHLNKPFSGQFLLAMTAGSFMTFGAVFSILLAVGVETKGIYHLLSGLGFAAGYAMVFISGAVLFTEINVLLPSYLFNKANLMKKSIYRFWAATYIGNIIGAFSVAVLIQMSGSLAPEFYSELSMYLDHKMKFLDHGVKGWFEVVISGILANWLIGMAAFLTTAARDFTGKVLGTMLPVVLFVAGNFQHSAANMGYFSMGVLASDQYTWYQYILFNLIPASIGNLIGGAILVSLLFSYAYKEDIQTSLGQGKQKKKQNH from the coding sequence ATGGCTAATGAAGATAAACATGAACAGGATATTACATCTAGCGGGCCCGTTGATCGCCCAAGCCGTCAGTTCTATATTCCTTCCCAAATTATCGAAGAATTTGGGGAAAAGGGAAGAGATCATTTAAATAAACCATTTAGTGGTCAGTTTCTACTGGCTATGACGGCGGGGTCGTTTATGACCTTTGGAGCTGTCTTTTCCATCCTATTAGCAGTAGGCGTGGAAACAAAGGGTATCTACCACTTACTGTCTGGATTAGGATTCGCAGCAGGTTATGCGATGGTATTTATTTCAGGAGCCGTGCTGTTCACGGAAATTAACGTTCTCCTGCCATCCTACTTGTTTAATAAAGCCAATCTTATGAAAAAAAGTATCTATCGCTTCTGGGCCGCTACTTATATTGGCAACATTATTGGTGCTTTCTCAGTTGCGGTATTAATTCAAATGTCAGGCTCACTCGCACCAGAGTTTTATTCAGAGCTTTCGATGTATTTGGATCATAAAATGAAGTTTTTAGACCATGGCGTGAAAGGTTGGTTTGAAGTGGTTATATCAGGGATATTGGCCAACTGGCTCATCGGCATGGCAGCTTTTTTGACGACTGCAGCACGGGATTTTACCGGTAAAGTTCTAGGAACTATGCTTCCGGTAGTTTTATTCGTTGCAGGTAACTTCCAGCACAGTGCTGCCAATATGGGATACTTTAGTATGGGGGTTCTGGCTTCAGATCAATATACTTGGTATCAATATATACTGTTTAATCTTATACCGGCGAGTATTGGCAACCTAATTGGCGGTGCCATACTGGTATCACTATTATTTTCTTACGCATACAAGGAAGATATCCAAACTTCTTTAGGACAAGGTAAACAAAAAAAGAAACAAAATCATTAA
- the katA gene encoding catalase KatA gives MTDHNRKPHLTNNAGAPVGDNQNSITAGSRGPTLIQDVHLLEKLAHFNRERVPERVVHAKGAGAHGYFEVTNDVTAYTKAKFLDEVGKRTPMFARFSTVAGEKGSADSVRDPRGFALKFYTEDGNYDMVGNNTPVFFLRDAIKFPDFIHTQKRNPATNLKDPNAVWDFFSLSPESLHQVTVLHSDRGIPATFRHMHGYSSHTFKWTNADGDSVWVKYHFRTEQGVKNMDEATGARLAGENPDFHTQDLYAAIENGDYPAWKLYVQIMPIEDANTYRFDPFDVTKVWSQKDYPLIEVGRMVLDQNPENYFAEVEQATLSPGALVPGIEVSPDKMLQGRLFAYSDAHRYRVGANHEALPVNRPRAQVHNYQRDGFMRFDGNGGGAPNYEPNSLGGPAEQSENKQAAYEVSGLADSVSYDHDDHYTQAGDLYRLLSEEEQTRLVQNVVDSMKPVERDEVKLRQIEHFYKADPEYGTRVAQGLGLQVPQKA, from the coding sequence ATGACAGATCATAATCGCAAACCACATTTAACAAACAACGCCGGCGCACCCGTCGGTGACAACCAGAACTCCATCACAGCTGGGTCACGAGGGCCCACTTTAATACAAGATGTACATTTATTAGAAAAACTGGCTCACTTTAATCGCGAACGTGTTCCTGAACGCGTTGTCCATGCCAAAGGCGCAGGAGCTCACGGGTATTTTGAAGTGACCAATGATGTAACTGCCTACACGAAGGCCAAGTTCTTGGACGAGGTCGGCAAACGTACTCCAATGTTTGCCCGATTTTCAACAGTTGCCGGCGAGAAAGGCTCTGCTGATTCCGTACGTGACCCTCGCGGATTTGCACTAAAGTTTTATACAGAGGATGGCAACTACGACATGGTCGGGAACAATACACCAGTCTTTTTCCTAAGAGATGCTATTAAATTCCCGGACTTTATTCACACGCAAAAGAGGAATCCAGCCACGAACCTGAAAGATCCAAATGCAGTCTGGGATTTCTTCTCGCTTTCACCGGAATCGCTGCATCAGGTGACAGTACTTCATTCTGACCGCGGTATTCCGGCTACGTTTAGACATATGCATGGTTACAGCAGCCATACGTTCAAATGGACAAATGCTGATGGCGATTCTGTTTGGGTGAAATACCACTTTAGAACAGAACAAGGAGTAAAAAATATGGACGAGGCTACTGGCGCACGTCTAGCTGGAGAAAATCCTGATTTCCATACACAAGACTTGTATGCAGCGATTGAAAATGGCGACTATCCTGCATGGAAGCTATATGTTCAAATCATGCCGATTGAGGATGCAAACACGTATCGCTTTGACCCATTTGATGTAACGAAAGTATGGTCACAAAAAGATTATCCTCTTATTGAGGTGGGTCGTATGGTTCTTGATCAGAACCCTGAGAATTACTTTGCAGAAGTAGAACAGGCAACTCTTTCACCTGGTGCACTAGTACCTGGAATTGAGGTCTCTCCTGACAAGATGCTTCAAGGCCGATTGTTTGCATACTCTGACGCACACCGCTATCGTGTTGGAGCAAACCATGAAGCACTTCCTGTTAACCGTCCGAGAGCTCAGGTGCACAATTATCAGCGAGATGGCTTTATGCGTTTTGATGGCAACGGAGGCGGTGCGCCGAATTATGAGCCGAACAGCCTCGGAGGACCTGCTGAACAGTCTGAAAACAAACAAGCTGCCTATGAAGTTTCTGGACTCGCGGACAGTGTGAGTTATGACCATGATGACCATTACACTCAGGCCGGAGATCTTTACCGTTTGCTCAGTGAAGAAGAACAAACTCGTCTCGTTCAGAACGTTGTTGATTCCATGAAACCTGTAGAAAGAGATGAAGTGAAACTTCGCCAGATTGAGCATTTCTACAAAGCAGACCCTGAATACGGAACACGAGTAGCCCAAGGCTTAGGTTTGCAGGTTCCTCAAAAGGCTTAA
- a CDS encoding DinB family protein, whose product MNIYCQNAFHQLEVVIASLSEIIGQLSEEDLTFRPTQGKFSVGETLAHLAMIPIADGKVLEESSEEDMITLYSSITLTTKSEISEALYEHFSLLKEQFDSYSEKELFTQTTSWWGVTYTRFEWLLEIIAHMYHHRGQLHAMLVHTYNKDPEVLLFE is encoded by the coding sequence ATGAATATATATTGTCAAAATGCTTTTCATCAATTAGAAGTTGTCATTGCTTCCCTTTCTGAAATTATTGGGCAGTTATCAGAAGAAGATTTGACCTTTCGACCTACGCAGGGTAAGTTCTCAGTCGGTGAAACCCTTGCACATTTAGCTATGATCCCAATCGCTGATGGTAAAGTATTGGAGGAATCCTCCGAAGAAGACATGATTACCTTGTACAGTTCTATTACATTAACGACAAAGAGCGAAATTTCAGAAGCCTTATATGAACATTTCTCATTACTAAAAGAGCAATTTGATAGTTACTCGGAAAAAGAATTATTCACACAAACGACTTCCTGGTGGGGAGTTACCTACACACGTTTTGAATGGCTCCTCGAAATTATTGCGCATATGTACCACCATCGCGGACAACTTCATGCTATGCTCGTTCATACTTATAACAAGGACCCGGAGGTTTTATTATTTGAATAG
- a CDS encoding AimR family lysis-lysogeny pheromone receptor, whose translation MVSHKVIEPSRLSQAHMNEVSTIYQVYHDQLRHTSSKEAAEATKNYCLSSAHVKTEDKLASYEFLYMNDYFRELDEALSTTQDNSEVPLLYQILLTRYSKPLTNEDLEWLQTLSFSHPSLRCLHLFTLVYAYYDSKQYTGLDKYVDECYDALLHVNEPLFYYYMKLRFDELLFQHYWKTNNILLAKKYIYKVLNTDLSPRKQSGMNHNLALCHLYEDYDLSIGYAYAGLSIARENQLNKVITSIQNYTIPFISAFHKRTLNITTPDPVETAHLAIANNDRNKAESILSKLSVLTPFQESYLGLAREDRIMLKRAHNRFIQEYGDHFFAQLPLYYLERIHHTNQEE comes from the coding sequence ATGGTAAGTCATAAGGTTATTGAACCTAGTAGATTAAGCCAAGCCCATATGAACGAAGTGTCGACAATTTACCAAGTCTATCATGATCAGCTTAGACACACTTCGAGTAAAGAAGCTGCTGAAGCTACGAAGAACTATTGTCTTTCAAGCGCGCATGTTAAGACAGAAGACAAGCTGGCAAGTTATGAATTTCTCTATATGAACGACTATTTCCGGGAATTGGATGAAGCTCTCTCTACTACTCAGGATAATTCTGAAGTTCCTTTGTTATATCAGATTCTATTAACTCGTTACTCAAAGCCCTTGACTAATGAAGATTTAGAATGGCTGCAGACACTTTCCTTCAGTCACCCATCCTTGAGATGTCTTCATTTATTCACCTTAGTCTATGCTTACTATGATAGTAAACAGTACACAGGATTAGATAAATATGTAGATGAGTGCTATGATGCCCTCTTGCACGTTAATGAACCTTTATTCTACTACTATATGAAATTGAGATTTGATGAACTACTTTTTCAGCACTATTGGAAGACCAATAACATTCTTTTAGCTAAAAAGTATATTTATAAAGTTCTTAACACAGACCTTTCACCACGGAAACAAAGTGGCATGAACCACAACTTGGCGCTATGCCACCTCTACGAAGATTACGATTTATCAATCGGCTATGCTTATGCAGGACTTAGCATTGCCCGCGAAAATCAATTAAATAAGGTTATTACATCGATTCAAAATTATACGATCCCTTTTATCTCAGCTTTTCACAAAAGAACACTAAACATTACAACGCCTGACCCAGTTGAGACAGCTCATTTAGCTATTGCTAATAATGATCGAAACAAGGCAGAGTCCATTCTTTCAAAGCTATCTGTATTAACACCGTTCCAAGAAAGCTATTTAGGCCTGGCAAGGGAAGATCGAATAATGCTAAAGCGAGCCCATAATAGGTTCATTCAGGAATACGGCGATCATTTTTTTGCCCAATTGCCTCTTTACTATTTGGAGCGAATCCATCACACCAATCAGGAGGAATAA
- a CDS encoding flavodoxin family protein: MDDLKAIILNASLKKSDEASNTAALIEKVTDIFKKEKVEYEMVRLADYNISYGISDDLGNGDEWPGIFKKIKEADIVILGTPIWLGEKSSLAALAIERIYGGAGVTNDKGQSIYYNKVGGVVITGNEDGAKTAARSILYALSHVGFVIPPNVDTYWLGEAGPGPSYMEAEGGVNEFTDKHATMEAYNLIHLAKILKNNPIPAKGNTADS; the protein is encoded by the coding sequence ATGGATGATTTAAAAGCAATCATATTAAATGCTTCACTTAAGAAAAGTGATGAAGCGTCTAATACAGCAGCGTTAATTGAGAAGGTCACTGACATTTTCAAAAAAGAAAAAGTCGAATATGAAATGGTTCGTCTTGCTGACTACAATATAAGCTATGGAATTAGTGATGATTTAGGAAATGGAGATGAATGGCCGGGAATTTTTAAAAAAATCAAAGAGGCCGATATAGTCATATTAGGAACACCTATATGGCTGGGAGAGAAAAGTAGTTTAGCTGCACTAGCGATCGAACGTATTTATGGCGGGGCAGGAGTGACAAATGATAAGGGGCAGTCGATCTACTATAACAAGGTAGGAGGTGTGGTGATCACTGGCAATGAAGATGGAGCTAAAACAGCAGCCAGATCGATTCTTTATGCGCTTTCCCATGTAGGGTTTGTTATCCCGCCTAATGTTGACACGTATTGGCTTGGGGAGGCTGGACCAGGGCCGTCTTATATGGAAGCAGAAGGCGGCGTAAACGAATTCACAGATAAACATGCCACGATGGAAGCCTATAACTTAATCCACCTGGCAAAGATTCTGAAGAACAACCCTATACCCGCAAAAGGCAATACAGCAGATAGCTGA
- a CDS encoding FAD-binding oxidoreductase — protein MEDWITAIQRELPANQVLTELADRYSYSFDASFGEYLPEAVVQAKSKSQVVSVLKIANTYKIPVYPRGQGTCLSGGPLPVHGGIVLDLSQWPESIDVYADDLTVVVSPSTLTANINKAAEMYGLMYAPDPSSAHVATIGGNLAENSGGPRGLKYGVTKDFVLGLEVVTPEGEIIRTGGQTIKNVTGLDLTKLLVGSEGTLGVITEATLKLIPKPPAVQTLMAVFDDMRLAGKAISKTLTSGVLPSKMEFMDQSCIRAVENFQPAGLPVNARAIVIIELDGHPEALKIEKKLVEEIMKDLGATDTVIPKSGEEAAKIWHARKQVSPAIARIKPTKVSEDATVPRSKIPDMMDRLQEIKEKYEVEVVVFGHAGDGNLHPNVLCDKRDQEEMARVELAVEELFQAAIELGGTLSGEHGIGTMKAPFMESEVGEVGLSMMKRIKDSWDPNGIMNPGKIFPEKGQKLVLRSE, from the coding sequence ATGGAAGATTGGATCACAGCCATTCAAAGGGAGTTACCTGCCAATCAGGTGTTGACAGAATTAGCGGATCGTTACAGCTACAGCTTTGACGCGTCATTTGGAGAGTATTTGCCAGAAGCCGTCGTTCAAGCTAAAAGTAAATCCCAAGTCGTCTCGGTGTTAAAAATTGCTAATACTTATAAAATACCTGTGTATCCTCGAGGGCAGGGTACGTGCCTGAGTGGAGGGCCGTTACCGGTACATGGAGGGATTGTTCTCGATTTATCCCAGTGGCCGGAATCTATTGATGTATATGCTGATGATTTGACTGTTGTAGTCTCTCCAAGCACGCTGACTGCAAATATTAATAAAGCAGCGGAAATGTATGGTCTAATGTACGCACCTGATCCCAGTAGTGCCCATGTGGCCACAATTGGAGGGAATCTGGCTGAAAACTCCGGCGGGCCGCGCGGGTTAAAATATGGAGTAACCAAAGACTTTGTGCTTGGTCTCGAGGTTGTAACACCTGAAGGAGAGATCATTCGTACAGGTGGTCAAACGATCAAAAACGTTACAGGTTTAGATTTAACTAAACTATTGGTCGGGTCTGAAGGGACACTTGGGGTAATTACAGAAGCTACGCTGAAACTTATTCCAAAACCACCTGCTGTTCAAACACTGATGGCGGTGTTCGATGACATGCGTTTGGCAGGTAAGGCAATTTCGAAAACATTAACTTCAGGGGTTCTGCCATCTAAGATGGAATTCATGGACCAATCCTGTATCCGAGCTGTTGAGAACTTCCAGCCTGCCGGTTTGCCTGTTAATGCCAGGGCAATTGTCATCATTGAGTTGGATGGACACCCTGAGGCTCTGAAAATCGAAAAAAAATTAGTAGAAGAAATTATGAAGGACCTTGGAGCGACAGACACAGTCATCCCGAAGTCGGGTGAGGAAGCAGCAAAGATTTGGCATGCGAGAAAACAAGTTTCTCCAGCGATTGCGAGGATTAAACCAACGAAGGTGTCTGAAGATGCAACAGTGCCGAGAAGCAAGATTCCTGATATGATGGATCGATTGCAGGAGATAAAGGAGAAGTACGAGGTAGAAGTAGTCGTCTTTGGGCATGCAGGGGATGGTAATCTTCATCCAAATGTTTTGTGTGATAAGCGTGACCAGGAGGAAATGGCCAGAGTTGAGCTTGCGGTTGAAGAACTTTTTCAAGCAGCGATTGAACTTGGTGGAACGTTATCCGGGGAACACGGTATTGGAACAATGAAAGCTCCTTTTATGGAGAGCGAGGTTGGAGAAGTTGGACTTAGCATGATGAAGAGGATCAAGGATAGCTGGGATCCAAATGGCATCATGAATCCAGGGAAAATCTTTCCTGAAAAAGGGCAGAAGCTGGTTCTTCGAAGTGAGTGA